One Chryseobacterium sp. StRB126 genomic region harbors:
- a CDS encoding class I lanthipeptide, producing MNNKFSQLQLNKKTIAKLNERQLSTVKGGNKAITPVREGDCTTTSVTNNCTTTSTTGATNL from the coding sequence ATGAACAACAAATTCAGCCAACTGCAATTAAACAAAAAAACAATTGCTAAATTAAACGAAAGACAACTAAGCACAGTAAAAGGAGGTAACAAAGCTATTACACCGGTAAGAGAAGGTGATTGCACAACTACTTCTGTTACAAACAATTGCACCACTACATCAACAACTGGAGCAACTAACTTATAA
- a CDS encoding lantibiotic dehydratase, with product MVRISTLPFTNMKQLNDAMMAKDIHVVKRYFAETIFLNALYLATRTFYNIALDWLNDKETIFDPSDRVLQSLYKYYSRMCTRCTPYGLFAGFNSGKTYQGETNILLKNNDLILKVRTDVLFLRKLKDIIIAENNEKIPYFLNNTLYTSGDNWRYISWSERYDYEINEVPINPILSSIIDQAQSGTTISEIQNLISRQIPDIDDHEIIEYINSLIESKILVDKLPPYMTSLEDPLSELQKYLTQYGYKTDSLQSIAKIQDKTYDVFTSNSIVEEIENKAQEFSDIIDENRQIVQIDSIIPLAHQSVNQKVTSLLSKRTEELIPLVKAKPNHRLSNFTKRFIRKFETMEVPLVKALDPDFGVGYDYHISGNLEETPLLDELYFTFEDSENHESVPPIVKLVLDKYIHCFSPETFTPVVLTEQDVKEVGKKQDPPLSFGYNNHIFGSFICKSQEDIDNGNFKFLTVSPIPTPLANIVLSRFAYHDPALAENLKTISEKDSEDCIYAELLHHREDRLGNVLQRPNFHTYELPYVSESKNNGDSVILINDIYIRFENGRLKLRSKKLNKEIRPKYTNAYNYGDNQLPVIKFLGDYQFNGIDLGFLWNWGFLEKNSFLPRVEYKEFILSEACWRIDMDKDMTAEKLKKLVINKCIPQFCTIKERDNVLVLDTTNETCLHILARQITKENIFLYEYFEPLQLPNENGKSFASEFIFPFTVKEEKTSSAHNFTEHTETKKRKYIPGDEWSFYKIYTSHKYADTIITEVLADYVEHFEQDDPECPWFFLRFQDPEYHVRFRIKKKINEASLQYLNNKLSVLLENEMISSFEIDTYKQEIERYGAENIELSEKLFYYDSLAVMNFLTIENLTEEIRWKTGVFSLNRLMDDFEVSLDDRIRLFEQLYQTFLPEHVDHSNPEYVQKFKKSIDKKYRENRDYLESVLRQHDYSEIEDFIHPFITRSENIRELTSLIKNTKSGTSYITLLQDYVHMNMNRIFLTKARMHEFVIYFFMFKTYNSIKHRKHNAEA from the coding sequence GTGGTCAGAATTTCGACCCTTCCATTTACCAACATGAAGCAGTTGAATGATGCCATGATGGCAAAAGACATTCATGTGGTTAAAAGATATTTTGCGGAAACAATTTTCCTCAATGCTTTATATCTTGCCACAAGAACTTTCTACAATATAGCATTGGATTGGCTAAATGACAAAGAAACCATCTTTGATCCTTCAGACCGAGTTCTTCAAAGTTTATACAAATATTATTCCAGAATGTGCACCAGATGCACACCGTATGGGTTGTTTGCGGGTTTTAATTCAGGAAAAACATACCAAGGTGAAACAAATATTCTGTTAAAAAATAATGATCTTATTTTAAAAGTACGAACAGATGTACTTTTCCTCAGAAAATTAAAAGACATTATCATCGCAGAGAATAATGAAAAAATTCCTTATTTTCTCAATAACACTCTTTATACCAGTGGAGATAACTGGAGATACATCAGCTGGAGTGAACGTTATGATTATGAAATAAATGAAGTTCCTATAAATCCTATCCTGAGTTCTATTATTGATCAGGCTCAAAGCGGGACCACCATTTCTGAAATACAAAACCTTATTTCACGACAAATACCGGATATTGATGACCATGAAATTATAGAATACATCAACTCCCTGATAGAAAGTAAAATATTGGTTGATAAACTTCCACCGTATATGACGAGTCTGGAAGATCCATTATCAGAACTCCAAAAATATCTTACGCAATATGGATATAAAACAGATTCATTACAATCGATTGCAAAAATACAAGATAAAACATATGATGTTTTTACATCAAACTCTATCGTAGAAGAAATTGAAAACAAAGCTCAGGAATTTTCAGATATCATAGATGAAAACAGACAAATCGTTCAAATTGATTCTATCATTCCACTAGCACACCAGTCCGTTAACCAAAAGGTAACTTCTTTACTATCCAAAAGAACCGAAGAATTAATTCCATTGGTGAAAGCTAAGCCTAATCACAGGCTATCAAACTTCACTAAGCGGTTTATTAGGAAATTCGAAACCATGGAGGTACCATTGGTTAAAGCTCTTGATCCGGACTTTGGGGTAGGATATGATTATCACATCAGTGGCAATCTTGAAGAAACTCCCTTACTGGATGAGCTCTATTTTACTTTTGAAGATTCAGAGAACCATGAAAGCGTTCCCCCTATTGTCAAATTGGTTCTTGACAAATATATTCATTGTTTTTCTCCTGAAACTTTTACCCCTGTCGTCTTAACGGAGCAAGATGTAAAAGAAGTAGGTAAAAAACAGGATCCACCTCTTTCTTTTGGCTATAACAATCATATATTTGGTTCATTTATATGTAAATCTCAGGAGGATATTGATAATGGAAATTTTAAATTTCTTACCGTTTCTCCTATTCCTACTCCATTGGCTAATATTGTATTGTCAAGATTTGCATATCATGATCCTGCATTGGCCGAAAACTTAAAAACAATTTCTGAAAAAGATTCGGAAGATTGTATTTATGCAGAATTACTTCATCATAGAGAGGACAGGCTGGGCAATGTTTTACAACGGCCCAACTTTCATACCTATGAATTACCTTATGTTTCAGAAAGTAAAAATAATGGAGATTCTGTTATATTAATTAATGATATTTATATCCGTTTTGAAAACGGAAGATTAAAGCTAAGATCAAAAAAACTCAACAAAGAAATAAGACCAAAGTACACTAATGCCTATAATTATGGGGACAATCAGCTCCCGGTTATCAAGTTTTTAGGCGATTATCAATTCAATGGGATTGACTTAGGGTTTCTTTGGAATTGGGGATTTCTTGAAAAAAACAGTTTCCTTCCCCGAGTGGAATACAAAGAATTTATTCTGTCGGAAGCCTGCTGGCGAATTGACATGGATAAAGATATGACCGCTGAAAAACTGAAAAAGCTGGTCATCAACAAATGTATTCCTCAGTTCTGCACCATTAAAGAGAGAGATAATGTTCTGGTTTTGGACACTACTAATGAAACCTGTCTCCATATTCTGGCAAGACAGATTACAAAAGAAAACATCTTCTTGTATGAATACTTTGAGCCTTTGCAATTACCTAACGAAAATGGAAAATCATTTGCGTCCGAATTTATCTTCCCATTTACAGTAAAAGAAGAGAAAACATCATCTGCCCATAATTTTACAGAGCATACCGAGACAAAGAAAAGAAAATATATTCCGGGTGATGAGTGGAGTTTTTATAAGATCTATACAAGTCATAAATATGCGGATACCATCATTACAGAAGTTCTTGCAGATTATGTAGAACATTTCGAACAGGATGATCCTGAATGTCCATGGTTCTTTCTGAGATTTCAGGACCCTGAGTATCATGTACGTTTCCGGATCAAGAAAAAAATTAATGAAGCAAGCCTTCAGTATCTGAATAACAAACTTTCTGTACTTCTTGAAAATGAAATGATCAGCTCTTTTGAAATTGATACCTACAAACAGGAAATTGAAAGATACGGCGCTGAAAATATAGAGCTTTCAGAGAAATTGTTCTATTATGACAGCTTAGCAGTCATGAACTTTCTTACCATTGAAAATCTTACTGAAGAAATAAGATGGAAAACAGGTGTTTTTTCACTGAATCGGCTTATGGATGATTTTGAGGTTTCTCTGGATGATAGAATTCGCTTATTTGAACAGCTCTATCAAACATTTCTTCCTGAGCATGTGGATCATTCCAATCCGGAATATGTACAAAAATTTAAAAAATCAATAGATAAAAAATACAGAGAAAACAGAGATTATCTTGAATCTGTTCTCCGTCAGCATGATTACAGCGAAATAGAAGATTTCATTCACCCGTTTATAACACGATCAGAAAATATAAGAGAACTAACCTCTTTAATAAAAAATACAAAATCTGGTACTTCATATATTACTTTATTGCAGGATTATGTACACATGAATATGAACCGTATTTTTTTAACAAAAGCAAGAATGCATGAATTTGTTATTTACTTTTTCATGTTTAAAACCTACAATTCCATAAAACACAGAAAGCATAATGCAGAAGCTTGA
- a CDS encoding lanthionine synthetase LanC family protein, translating to MQKLEIQNIINNIIAQIDQNISIFSDASIEYGKMGAALLYYYCYKHFDNKEFLDKGELMIEESIHLLSKISTDNEYIPKYKGDSVAQTLASFGKGLMFIQNNFDLEYDFSEYYEYLNDTLYETVKQDLDRKDYDYFSGSLASGYYFLNRYIHDKDPYSKQVLSEITASILDNAVVLNQEEVYWPSSSYSNQVYLGLSHGSAMIINFLTKIYEYGILETEEQRFKDIVYKAVSFLMKQKRNQINGFFPYRYPNSEIVNETQLSMCYGDLGILYALYNAAKKFQIKEFEDEIIHMLSESSRRKLKHSHTQDSSILYGCSGLYYMFADLYNRTSEKIYVESSQYWYDQITSYWSADKETLAGFQFDYEDDQQIHPSAKYSFFWGIAGIGITLMQGSDKKLPYPNELLLTGI from the coding sequence ATGCAGAAGCTTGAAATTCAAAATATTATCAACAATATCATAGCACAAATTGATCAAAACATCTCTATTTTTTCTGATGCTTCAATAGAATATGGAAAAATGGGAGCTGCTTTATTGTATTACTACTGTTATAAACATTTTGATAATAAAGAATTTCTGGATAAAGGAGAACTTATGATTGAAGAGTCTATTCATCTTCTTTCTAAAATCTCTACGGATAATGAATACATTCCCAAATACAAAGGGGATTCTGTTGCTCAAACGCTGGCCAGTTTTGGTAAAGGGCTGATGTTTATTCAAAATAATTTTGATCTTGAATATGACTTCTCAGAATATTATGAATACCTCAATGATACCCTGTACGAAACGGTAAAGCAAGACCTGGACAGAAAAGATTATGATTACTTCAGTGGAAGTCTTGCCAGTGGCTATTATTTTCTTAATCGATATATTCATGATAAAGATCCTTATTCCAAACAAGTTTTAAGTGAAATTACAGCATCTATCCTTGACAATGCTGTTGTTCTTAATCAGGAAGAAGTATATTGGCCTTCATCAAGCTATAGCAATCAAGTCTATCTGGGGCTTTCACATGGTTCAGCAATGATTATTAATTTCCTGACTAAGATATACGAATATGGAATTCTGGAAACGGAGGAACAGAGATTCAAAGACATCGTCTATAAGGCTGTTTCTTTTTTAATGAAACAAAAAAGAAATCAAATCAATGGTTTTTTCCCTTATAGATATCCGAACTCTGAAATAGTCAATGAAACTCAGTTATCTATGTGTTATGGAGATCTTGGGATACTTTACGCACTGTATAATGCTGCAAAAAAATTCCAGATAAAAGAATTTGAAGATGAGATCATACACATGTTGTCTGAAAGCTCTAGGCGGAAGCTAAAACACAGCCATACTCAGGATTCAAGCATTCTTTATGGTTGTTCCGGACTTTATTATATGTTTGCTGATCTTTATAATAGAACCTCTGAAAAGATCTATGTTGAAAGCTCTCAATATTGGTATGATCAGATTACTTCTTACTGGAGTGCTGACAAAGAAACATTGGCTGGTTTTCAGTTTGATTATGAAGATGATCAGCAAATTCACCCTTCAGCAAAATATTCTTTTTTTTGGGGGATAGCCGGAATTGGAATTACTCTGATGCAAGGCAGCGATAAAAAGCTCCCTTATCCTAACGAACTATTATTAACCGGAATATAG
- a CDS encoding peptidase domain-containing ABC transporter — MKFIPQHDQMDCGPACLSMIASHYGRDISLQYIRDKSFLTREGVSLLGLHEAATELGFEAMGVQLQVEDLETLPLPCIIHWNQNHFVVLREIKKGIFSKKKRYKIVDPGHGFISFNEDKFTKSWLTDSESGIALLLEPEEKFYKNTNQNTQDHISYKELASYLLPYKKQLLLLFFLLILGASTTLIFPILTQKLIDNGVNKKNINLIGIILLAQLAFFSGNVIFEIIRNWITLKIGTKISIQIISDFLKRLLHLPIKFFDTRLLGDFSQRIQDHERIEQFLTSQSILTLFSLITFSVFFGVLCYYDYRIMLVYIALTAISVVWSLFWLKKREIIDYFKFHQRGENQEAIYEIINGVSEMKLNKYEDLKRKEWENIQQKLFKTNLRILKINQIQLSGFEILNQSKNILVTFLAAYLVVIDSMSLGTLLSISYIIGQMNSPVNQLVNFFRSLQEAKLSLTRLNEVQNHPQEEQTELQPLLIHHSVFTANGTPYGIHFDKVSFQYEGPKSPFVLENIDLFIPQGKITAIVGASGSGKTTLMKLLLKFYDPTAGKIFYNDQDVQHLSPKSIRENSGTVMQDGYIFSDTIERNIATGDEIIDDHRMQHAIHIANIKSFIDGLPLGLRTKIGAAGNGISGGQKQRILIARAVYKNPHYIFFDEATSALDADNERIIHNNLQSFFMGKTVVIIAHRLSTVKNADQIIVLKDGHIVEQGNHKQLVDTQKEYYNLVKNQLELGN, encoded by the coding sequence ATGAAATTTATTCCTCAACATGATCAAATGGATTGTGGGCCTGCTTGTCTTTCTATGATTGCCTCACATTATGGGCGAGACATCAGCCTTCAGTATATCAGAGACAAATCTTTCCTTACCCGGGAAGGCGTATCTCTGCTTGGATTACATGAAGCTGCTACTGAATTAGGCTTTGAAGCCATGGGAGTTCAGTTACAGGTAGAGGATTTGGAAACCCTTCCCCTTCCTTGCATCATCCATTGGAATCAAAATCATTTTGTTGTTTTACGCGAAATAAAAAAAGGAATATTCAGTAAAAAAAAAAGGTACAAAATTGTTGATCCCGGACATGGTTTTATTTCTTTTAATGAAGATAAGTTTACAAAAAGCTGGCTAACGGATTCAGAATCCGGCATAGCATTACTTCTGGAACCTGAGGAAAAGTTTTATAAAAATACCAATCAGAATACTCAGGATCATATTTCCTATAAAGAACTGGCGTCTTATCTCCTACCCTATAAAAAGCAGCTGCTTTTATTGTTCTTTTTATTGATACTGGGAGCTTCCACTACCCTTATTTTTCCTATTCTGACACAAAAACTTATAGATAATGGTGTTAATAAAAAGAATATCAACCTGATTGGAATAATCCTTTTAGCTCAATTAGCTTTTTTTTCAGGAAACGTCATATTCGAAATTATAAGAAACTGGATCACACTAAAAATTGGGACTAAAATCAGTATACAAATTATCTCAGATTTCCTTAAAAGGCTTTTGCATCTTCCCATAAAATTCTTTGATACCCGTCTTTTAGGAGACTTTAGCCAGCGTATTCAGGATCATGAAAGAATAGAACAGTTTTTAACTTCACAAAGTATTCTAACTCTATTTTCTTTAATAACTTTCTCGGTCTTCTTCGGAGTATTATGTTACTACGATTACAGGATTATGCTCGTATATATTGCCCTAACTGCTATCTCTGTAGTATGGTCACTTTTCTGGCTTAAGAAAAGAGAGATTATAGATTATTTCAAATTTCATCAGCGGGGTGAAAATCAGGAAGCTATTTATGAAATCATCAATGGCGTTTCTGAAATGAAATTGAATAAATATGAGGATCTGAAAAGAAAAGAATGGGAAAATATACAACAGAAACTCTTTAAGACCAATTTAAGAATACTGAAAATCAACCAAATTCAGCTATCGGGTTTTGAAATTCTTAATCAGTCTAAAAATATCCTGGTTACTTTTCTCGCCGCTTATTTGGTGGTTATTGATTCAATGTCCTTGGGAACCTTATTAAGTATTTCTTACATTATAGGACAGATGAATAGCCCTGTTAATCAGCTGGTCAATTTTTTCCGTTCTTTACAGGAAGCAAAATTGAGTCTTACCAGACTTAACGAAGTTCAGAACCATCCCCAAGAAGAACAGACGGAATTACAACCTTTGCTTATTCATCATTCCGTTTTTACAGCAAACGGAACTCCATATGGAATTCATTTTGATAAAGTATCATTCCAGTATGAAGGTCCTAAATCTCCGTTTGTACTGGAAAACATTGATCTTTTTATTCCTCAGGGCAAAATAACGGCTATTGTAGGAGCTAGCGGAAGTGGTAAAACAACATTGATGAAGCTGCTTTTAAAATTCTATGATCCCACTGCCGGAAAAATATTCTACAATGATCAAGATGTACAGCATTTGTCTCCTAAAAGTATAAGAGAAAACAGCGGAACAGTAATGCAGGATGGCTATATTTTTTCAGATACCATTGAGCGTAATATTGCAACCGGCGATGAAATAATTGATGATCACCGAATGCAGCATGCTATTCATATAGCAAATATCAAAAGCTTTATAGATGGCCTTCCGTTAGGTCTTCGTACAAAAATCGGGGCAGCTGGTAATGGAATCTCCGGAGGGCAGAAACAGCGTATTTTAATTGCAAGAGCCGTATACAAAAACCCGCACTACATCTTTTTTGATGAAGCTACATCAGCTCTTGATGCAGATAATGAAAGAATTATTCATAATAACCTTCAGTCGTTTTTTATGGGAAAAACGGTTGTTATTATTGCTCATCGACTTTCTACCGTTAAAAATGCAGATCAGATCATTGTTCTTAAAGATGGTCATATTGTAGAGCAAGGAAATCATAAACAATTGGTGGATACCCAAAAAGAATATTACAATCTGGTTAAAAACCAATTGGAATTGGGAAATTAA